From a single Athene noctua chromosome 2, bAthNoc1.hap1.1, whole genome shotgun sequence genomic region:
- the MSANTD3 gene encoding myb/SANT-like DNA-binding domain-containing protein 3 isoform X2 — MQNEIIKPAKYFSEVEKSVLLALVEKYKYVLECKKSDARTIALKQRTWQALAHEYNSQPSVSLRDFKQLKKCWENIKARTKKIMAHERREKSPPEEDSEYQPDASSQESFVVSNRELCDEEKELVHFPVCEGTSQPEPSCSDVRIAADKNYRSKASQESALKKMHEEEHHQQMSILQLQLIQMNEVHVAKIQQIERECEMAEEEHRIKMEVLNKKKMYWERKLQTITKEWPVSSFNRPFPNSP; from the exons ATGCAAAACGAAATAATAAAGCCGGCTAAATACTTCTCAGAAGTGGAGAAGAGTGTGCTGCTTGCATTAGTTGAAAAATACAAATACGTGCTTGAATGTAAAAAAAGTGATGCAAGAACTATTGCTCTGAAACAACGTACCTGGCAAGCACTAGCTCATGAATATAATTCACAGCCCAGTGTATCACTGCGAGACTTCAAACAGTTaaagaaatgctgggaaaataTCAAGGCACGGACAAAAAAGATAATGGCACATGAAAGGCGGGAGAAG AGCCCACCAGAAGAAGATTCGGAATATCAGCCTGATGCTTCCAGTCAAG AGTCATTTGTTGTCTCAAATAGAGAACTTTGCGATGAAGAGAAAGAACTGGTACATTTCCCAGTATGTGAAGGTACCTCCCAACCTGAGCCTTCGTGTTCTGATGTCAGAATAGCAGCAGATAAGAACTACAGAAGTAAAGCATCTCAGGAAAGTGCTCTGAAAAAGATGCATGAGGAAGAACATCATCAGCAAATGTCAATTTTGCAACTGCAGTTAATCCAAATGAATGAAGTTCATGTGGCAAAAATACAGCAAATAGAAAGAGAATGTGAGATGGCTGAAGAAGAACACAGGATTAAAATGGAAGtcctaaataaaaagaaaatgtattggGAGAGAAAACTGCAGACCATCACCAAAGAATGGCCTGTATCATCCTTTAACAGACCCTTTCCTAATTCACCGTAG
- the MSANTD3 gene encoding myb/SANT-like DNA-binding domain-containing protein 3 isoform X1, with translation MQNEIIKPAKYFSEVEKSVLLALVEKYKYVLECKKSDARTIALKQRTWQALAHEYNSQPSVSLRDFKQLKKCWENIKARTKKIMAHERREKVKRSISPLINTHIIGKEKIASIMPEQMYFLQSPPEEDSEYQPDASSQESFVVSNRELCDEEKELVHFPVCEGTSQPEPSCSDVRIAADKNYRSKASQESALKKMHEEEHHQQMSILQLQLIQMNEVHVAKIQQIERECEMAEEEHRIKMEVLNKKKMYWERKLQTITKEWPVSSFNRPFPNSP, from the exons ATGCAAAACGAAATAATAAAGCCGGCTAAATACTTCTCAGAAGTGGAGAAGAGTGTGCTGCTTGCATTAGTTGAAAAATACAAATACGTGCTTGAATGTAAAAAAAGTGATGCAAGAACTATTGCTCTGAAACAACGTACCTGGCAAGCACTAGCTCATGAATATAATTCACAGCCCAGTGTATCACTGCGAGACTTCAAACAGTTaaagaaatgctgggaaaataTCAAGGCACGGACAAAAAAGATAATGGCACATGAAAGGCGGGAGAAGGTAAAAAGAAGTATTAGTCCACTTATAAATACTCACATCATAGGGAAAGAGAAGATTGCCAGCATAATGCCTGAGCAAATGTACTTTTTGCAGAGCCCACCAGAAGAAGATTCGGAATATCAGCCTGATGCTTCCAGTCAAG AGTCATTTGTTGTCTCAAATAGAGAACTTTGCGATGAAGAGAAAGAACTGGTACATTTCCCAGTATGTGAAGGTACCTCCCAACCTGAGCCTTCGTGTTCTGATGTCAGAATAGCAGCAGATAAGAACTACAGAAGTAAAGCATCTCAGGAAAGTGCTCTGAAAAAGATGCATGAGGAAGAACATCATCAGCAAATGTCAATTTTGCAACTGCAGTTAATCCAAATGAATGAAGTTCATGTGGCAAAAATACAGCAAATAGAAAGAGAATGTGAGATGGCTGAAGAAGAACACAGGATTAAAATGGAAGtcctaaataaaaagaaaatgtattggGAGAGAAAACTGCAGACCATCACCAAAGAATGGCCTGTATCATCCTTTAACAGACCCTTTCCTAATTCACCGTAG